From the genome of Actinomycetota bacterium:
CGTCCTCTACCACCACCTGCTGAGCTGCGGCCTGCGGCTGGCCGCGACCGCCGGCACCGACGTGTGGCTGTCGTACTCCCGGGGGTCGCTGTTCTCCAACCCGCCCGGATGGGCGCGGGTCTACGCCGACCTGCGCGGCCAGCCGCTGTCGGTGGCCGCCTTCGCCGACGCCATCCGGGCCGGCCGCACCCTGGCCACCAACGGGCCGTGGGTCGAGCTGCTGGTCGACGGCCGCGGGCCGGGCGACCCGGTCGAGGCCGCCGCCGGCCGGCGGCTGCCGGTCACGGTCCGCTGCCAGGGGCTGGGGGTCGGGCGGCTGGAGCTGGTCGGTCCCGACGGCGTCCTCGCCTCGGCCGAGGCCGGCGGGGGAGCGGCCCCGGCGATCGACACCGCCGTCGAGGTCGACGGCTCGACCTGGCTGTGCGCGGTGGCCCGCGGCCCCGGCCACCCGTCGGTGCCGGGTCCGGTGGTGTTCGCCCACACCAGCCCCGTCTGGGTCGAGGTCGGCGGCCGGCCGGTCCGCCGCCCGGCCAGCGCCCGCTGGCTGCTTGACTGGCTGGACCGCTTCGAGGCGCTGCTGGACGAGCACGGCCGCTTCGCCGGCGACGACCAGCGGGCCGACCTCGCCGCCGTGGTCGACCAGGCCCGCTCCTGGTACCGGGCGATCGCCGGCGACCCCGTCTGTTAGGCTGGCCTAACTCCTTTCCCGCGTCGCTGGAGGGCCGGGCCTGTGCTGACCGCGCTGCTGATCATGCTCCGCGAGGGCTTCGAGGCCGCGCTGGTCGTGGCCATCGTCTACGCCTACATCCGGCGGATCGGCCGCCGCGACCTGATCGGGCCCATGTGGCAGGGCATGGCCGCGGCCGCCGCCCTGTCCGTCGCCGCCGGGATCGTCGTCCACCTCACCGTCGAGAACCTCCGGGGCGAGCCCCGGCTGCTCGCCTTCGCGGCCGTGTCGCTGCTGGCCGTGGCCGTCCTCACCTGGATGATCTTCTGGATGCGGCGCCAGGCCCACCGCATCAAGGGCGAGCTCGAGGGCAGCGTCGACGCGGCCATCGCCGGCAACGGCGACGCCCGCCTGGCCGTCATGACGGTGGCCTTCCTGGCCGTGGCCCGCGAGGGCCTGGAAGCGTCCCTGTTCCTGATCGCCGCCGCCACCACCGAGGACGGCTGGGCCGTCCTGGCCGGCGGCCTTGCCGGCCTGGCGGCGGCGTCGGTCCTCGGCGCCCTGGTCGTGCTCGGCGGCCGGCGCCTGCCCATGGGCCAGTTCTTCACCGTCACCGGCCTGATCCTGATCGTGTTCGCCGCCGGCCTGGTCTCGCGCACGATCCTCTGGCTCCAGGCCGCCGGCGAGCTCGGCACCGTCTGGAACAACGTCTACGACCTGACCGCCTACCGCTGGCTGACCGTCAGCACCGAGTCCGGCCGCTTCCTCGGGGCCATGTTCGGCTGGGACCCCCGCCCCTCGATCGAGCAGGTCGCCGCCTACCTGCTGTTCCTGGTGACGGTGGCCGGGCTGTTCCTGCGGACCCCGCGGGCCGCCCAGGCCCAGGCCGCGGCCCCGGGTCACGGGTCGCGTTGAGCGGCGGCGGGGCGCCGTGCGCTACTGGCGCTCGGAGACCTTGGCGGGCTCGGCCGGGGTCTCCGGCTTGGGGTCGGCCACCTGCGACGGGGGAGCGAGGCCGCCGATGGTCAGGGCGCCCTCGCGCTGCTTGCGGGTGCGCTCCAGGAGGCCGCTGATCTCGCCGTGGACCCGGCCGAGGTCGTCCAGCAGGCTGTCGCGGAACTCGCGCACCTGCTCGGTCTCGCTGAACAGCGCCGCCCGCTCCTCCTCGACCTCCCGGCGGATGTGGTCGGCGACCTCGCGGGCCTGCTCCAGCGCCTTCTGGGCCTCGCTCTCGACGTCGGCCCGGGTCTGCTCGGCCTGCCGCTGGGCCTTCTCGATGATCGTGTCGGCGCGCCGCCGGGCGTTCTCGATCAGCTGCTCGCCCGAACGGCCCGCCTCCTGGAGCAGCGCGGCCGCCTCCCCGCCGAGCTGCTCGAACGACGGCGAGCCCTCCCGGAGGTTCCGGGTCTCACGCTCCAGCTCGGCCCGCGCCCCTTCGGTCTTGGCGTAGAGGTCGA
Proteins encoded in this window:
- a CDS encoding FTR1 family protein, which produces MLTALLIMLREGFEAALVVAIVYAYIRRIGRRDLIGPMWQGMAAAAALSVAAGIVVHLTVENLRGEPRLLAFAAVSLLAVAVLTWMIFWMRRQAHRIKGELEGSVDAAIAGNGDARLAVMTVAFLAVAREGLEASLFLIAAATTEDGWAVLAGGLAGLAAASVLGALVVLGGRRLPMGQFFTVTGLILIVFAAGLVSRTILWLQAAGELGTVWNNVYDLTAYRWLTVSTESGRFLGAMFGWDPRPSIEQVAAYLLFLVTVAGLFLRTPRAAQAQAAAPGHGSR
- a CDS encoding DivIVA domain-containing protein → MSVYQQDTAGQGNGEGPPPFRMVRRGYDRDEVDAYIQQLRARLEEAVDLYAKTEGARAELERETRNLREGSPSFEQLGGEAAALLQEAGRSGEQLIENARRRADTIIEKAQRQAEQTRADVESEAQKALEQAREVADHIRREVEEERAALFSETEQVREFRDSLLDDLGRVHGEISGLLERTRKQREGALTIGGLAPPSQVADPKPETPAEPAKVSERQ